A segment of the Streptomyces pactum genome:
CCGGTCGAACTCGGCGTCGTCCGACGCGCAGCCCTCCAGGTCCTTCATGATCTGCTCGGCCTCGGCGTGGTCCTCGAGCTCCTTGTCCGCGAGGGCGTCCCCGTTCGCCACGTGCTCACGGACGGCCGGGTAGAGATACGCCTCCTCCGCCACCGAATGCCGGATCAGCTCGATGGTGGCCTGATCGGCGTACAGCTTGCGGTCCTTGTGACCGGACGGCAGTGCCTCGATCTTGCCGAAGAGCTCCTCGACCTCACGGTGATCGGTCGTCAGCTCGTCGATGACGTTTCCTCCGTGTCCCATGTTTCACCTCCAGCGATGTCGTGGCGGTTACGGGACCTCCCCGCCACGAGCGTCGGGTCCCCCACACTCCGTGGGCCAATGCCCCGTTCAGTTGCCCAGCTTGGCCCGGATGCCGCCCGCCGTCGCCGCGGGACGTGCCGTGGCCCGCACCGAGCGGTGCACCAAGTGGGCGTCGTGCCGCAGGCCTCGGGCCGTATGGCGGCCGCGCCACAGCAGCGAGGGAGCACTGCCGGTGTCGTCGGCCGCGATGAGCAGGCCGCCCATCATGGACAGGTTCTTCAGGAAG
Coding sequences within it:
- a CDS encoding hemerythrin domain-containing protein encodes the protein MGHGGNVIDELTTDHREVEELFGKIEALPSGHKDRKLYADQATIELIRHSVAEEAYLYPAVREHVANGDALADKELEDHAEAEQIMKDLEGCASDDAEFDRLIGKLMSEIREHVADEEGNLFPRLREACPADALDQLGDKVRQAKKTAPTRPHPSAPDKPPMNKLLAPGAGMVDRVRDAMSGRGKAG